The Flavobacteriales bacterium genome segment AAGACACTAACGAAAAAGGTGTTGAAAGAAATGCGATGCTAATGCAAAAAATTATCAGCTTAGAATCCTTGAATAACAAGCTTAGCCAAGATGCTCTTAATTTAGCGAATGCCTTGAGAGGAGATTCTAAAACTCAGGGAGATTGGGGCGAAAGTAGGTTAGAATTATTACTTGAAAAATCTGGATTAACTAATGGCGTTCATTTCAGCACACAAGCTGGTTATAAAGATGATGAAGGTAAATTAAAAAAACCTGACTTCATCATCAACCTACCAGATAATAAACACCTTATTATTGACTCAAAAGTTTCTCTTACTGCCTATGTAGAATATTATAATGCCGAAGATGAAATAAAAAAACAACAAGCCTTAAAACGACACTTAGATAGTATTAAAAGACACTATATGGAGCTTAGCGATAAAGACTATCCAAGCCTATATGGAATTAATACACCCGATCACGTTTTAATGTTTGTACCCAATGAACCAGCTTTAATGTTAGCTCTGAATGAAGACAAAAACCTTTATCTTAATGCTCTAGAAAAACACATTGTTCTAGTTTCTGCTTCTACTCTATTGGCAACTCTTAGTACAGTGGCTTCTATTTGGAAACAAGAAGACCAAAAAAGAAATGCTCTAGAAATTGCTAAAGAAGGTGGCTTACTTTACGATAAGTTTGAAGGCTTTGTTCAAGACCTAATTAAAGTAGGGAAAAGTTTAAAAAGTTCTAGAGATAGCTATGAAGATGCTATGAGTAAACTCACTGAAGGCAAAGGTAACATCATTAAAAAAATAGAAAATCTAAAAGACTTAGGAGCTAAAACTAAAAAAAGCTTACCTCAAAATATTATAGACAGAGCAAATCAGGATGAAGATAACTAGATACGAGAATGCTATATTTGGACTTCGTCCAATTATTGAAGCAATAACCGCTGGTCAAGAAATCGATACACTTTTTATTCAAAAAGGTTTGAAAGGTGACATTTTTGCAGAACTATGGGAATTGGTAAAAAAGCATAGGGTGAACTATAAACATGTTCCTGTAGAAAAACTCAACCGACTCACTAGAAAAAATCATCAAGGTGTATTTGCTTTCGTTTCGCCCATAACTTTTCATAGAACTGAAAATATTATCCCTCAACTTTTTGAGGAAGGCAAAGTCCCTCTATTTTTAATTTTAGACAGAGTTACTGATGTAAGGAATTTTGGAGCAATTGTAAGAAGTGCTGAATGCTCAGGAGTTCACGCCATTATAGTACCTGAACGTGGTAGCGCAGCTATTAATGGTGATGCTATGAAAACTTCAGCAGGAGCATTAAGTAGTGTGCCAATTTGTCGAGAATTTAATCTAAAAGCAACAATAGATTTTTTAAAAAATAGCGGTATTCAAGTTGTAGCTTGTACGGAAAAGACAGAAAATTTAATTTATGCTCCCGACTATACTATACCTACAGCTATTATAATGGGTTCTGAAGAAGATGGTATTTCAGAAGAGTATCTCAAATTATGTACTCACAAAACAAAAATCCCAATGTTGGGTAACATCGGTTCATTGAACGTCTCCGTATCTGCTGGTGTAATATTATATGAGGCAGTAAGACAACGTAAAGCATGATTTTTAAAGACTTAGGATTTGAACCACAACTTCAAGAAGGATTAGACATGATGGGTTTTGAAAAACCCACCCCCATACAAGAACAAGCAATACCAGCCATATTAAATAATAAAGATATGATTGCCTGTGCTCAAACTGGAACAGGAAAAACAGCTGCATTTGTACTACCTATCCTCAATAAATTATGTAAAGGAAACACCTCTAAAATCAACACTATTATTGTTTCTCCAACTAGAGAGTTAGCCTTACAAATAGATCGTCAGATAGAAGGTTTTAGCTACTTTACTAACGCCTCATCATTTCCCATTTATGGTGGAGGCACAGGTTCCGATTTTGATGCCCAAAAAAACGCTATCAAAAATGGTTCTGATATATTAGTGTGTACTCCCGGAAGACTATTAGCTCACATGAAATTCAATTATTTTGATGCGTCTGGCGTTAAACATTTCATACTAGACGAAGCCGATAGAATGTTAGATATGGGTTTTTACGATGACATTATGGATATTGCTAAAAAACTCCCAAAAGAAAGACAGAATCTTATGTTTTCGGCAACTATGCCACCAAAGATTAGAAAATTAGCTAGTAATATTTTGGTTAATCCTACTACAATAAGCTTAAGCATATCTAAACCAGCCGAAGGCATTACACAAAAAGCCTACATGGTTCACGACAAACAAAAAATAGCTTTGACACAACATCTCCTCAAAGGGCGAGATTTAAACCATGTATTGATATTTTGTTCGACTAAAAAAAGTGTTAAAGATTTGACACGAAGTTTGATTAAAGCTAATTTATCAGCACATGATATTCACTGAGATCTTGAACAAGAAGAAAGAGAAAAAGTTCTTTTAGATTTTAAAAATAAAAAAGTTAAAATTTTAGTCGCTACAGACATACTTTCTAGAGGAATAGATATCAAAGGAATAGAATTGGTTATTAATTATGAAGTTCCCAATGACGCTGAAGATTATGTACATCGTATAGGAAGAACAGCAAGAGCAGACAGAAAAGGTGAAGCTATTACCTTTATCAATGGAGAACAATGTTTGAAGTTTAAACAAATAGAAGATTTAATAGAACGAACAATAGAAAAAACGCCTTTACCTAATGGTTTCGAAGCTGCACCAGCTTATATTACCGAAAAGAGAAGTCGAGGTAAAAAGAACTTTAAAAAAGGTCATTTTAAAAGAAACAAACATTTTAAAAATAAAAGAAAGAAGCCCTAAGTAATTGCATTTCAAAAATAAATTAGCAATTATTTGTTGTTTTTTTTATATTTGAATGAACTTAAAAACATAAAAACATGACTTCTAAATCTTTTATCTTATCTGCTATTGCAGGAACAATCACTTATTTTTTATTAGGATGGCTTTTTTACGGAATTCTTTTTCCAGAAATTTATCCTAATCAAGGTCAAAATGCCACAGCTTTTATTTTTATTGGCTGCTTTGTTTATGCCTTTCTATTTACTTATATCTATAAGCAATGGGCAAGTATCAGCACCTTAAAAGGTGGAGTTATTGCAGGTCTTACCTTAGGTTTTCTCTACTCCTTAAGTATGAACTTTTTTTTGTATTCCTCTAAGGCTATGAATATTGAAAATTTTATTATTGACCTAGCTATTGGTAGTATTACAGCAGCTATTATGGGTGGCGTTATAGGTTATGTTTTAGGAAAAACTAAATAACCAACCAACTGATTTAAATGTAAAAAAGCCCTCTTAAATTTAAGAGGGCTTTTTTTATGGGAAAACTTAAATTGTTATCTTAAATAGAAATTTTATTTACAACATAAAATAAATACTCAGAGACTACTATAAAAAATAGGAATAAAAGGTAATACTCCAATTAAGTTTTCTAACTCGTTAGAAACTTCTCCTAAAATCAAGGAAAATAATTTCAAATTAAAGAACTTAATCAACAGAAATAATATCAGCAATTTGTTTAGCTCTTTCAACTAAACTTTCTGTACTCTCCGATATTCCATAAGAAAGTGCTACAGCCATTCGTCTGTAAGGACGTGAAGTTGGCTTACCAAAAATCATAAAATCAGAATCTGGTAAAGAAGAAGCTTTTTCTAAGCCTGAAAAAATAGGTAAAGAAGAATTGTCTTTATCAGCTAAAATAACAGCACTAGCACCATTTTTTAACAATTTAATTTCTTGTACTGGAATTCCTAGTATAGCTCTAGCATGTAATTCAAATTCTGAGAAATTTTGAGTGTTAGCTAAAGTAACCATACCTGTATCGTGTGGACGTGGAGAAAGCTCAGAAAAATAAACACCTGATTTGCCAATAAAAAATTCTACTCCCCAAATACCTGCCCCCTGTAAAGCTGTAGTTACTTTTTCAGCCATTTCTTGAGCTTCTTTGAGATGAATATCATTCATAGACATTGGCTGCCAACTTTCTTGATAGTCGCCTCGTTCCTGTCTGTGACCAATTGGTGGACAAAAAAGAGTATTTCCGTTATCTTGAGTTAAGGTAAGTAGTGTAATTTCAAAATCAAAATCAATAAATTCTTCAACAATGACTTCTTTCAAATCGCCTCTTGAACCTTCCATAGCATAATTCCAAGCCGTTTGAATATCCGATTGGGATTTTATAATAGATTGACCTTTACCCGAACTAGACATTAATGGTTTAACTACACACGGCAAGCCACATACCTCAACACCTTTTTTTAATTCTTCATAACTAGTAGCGTAACGGTATTTTGCTGTTTTTACTCCAAGCTCTTGAGCTGCTAAATCTCTTATAGCTTTTCTATTCATAGTAAAGTTAGCCGCCTTTGCCGATGGAATTACTTTGAAACCTTGTTTTTCGTAGTCATAAAATCGCTCTGTACGAATGGATTCTACTTCAGGGACTATCAAGTCAGGTTGGTGTTTTTCTACCAAAGCATCAAGGGCATCTCCATCTAACATATCAATCACTTCAAACTCATGAGCTACTTGCATAGCAGGGGCATTTTCGTAATTATCTACTGCAATAATGTATTGTCCTAATCGTTGCAAAGCAATAACCAACTCCTTACCTAATTCTCCAGAACCTAGAAGTAATATCTTTTTTCTCATAATGCGTTGTTTATCTTTTGATGTGCTATCTGTACAATTTCATCAGGCATGTGCATAGCTGGAGCATGATGAGGCTTGACTCTGGCGTCAATTATTGGTATTCTACAATACCAATGTTTGTTTTGAATTCCTTCCTCCAATCCAAAGATATCTTCAGAAGGATTTGAGCGAGTAAAAGTAACCCATAACCAATTGCTAATGTCTTCGGCTACAAAGGCTGAATCGTCTACCAAAGTAATTAGTGCTATACCCTCTAATTCTAAATGCTCTAGTTTAGACTTTACAGACTCAACGTCTTCGGACTCTACTACCAATACACCGGGCATAACTAAATGAGGCTTTAAACCATCATCTAGGGATAAATTAGATAAATCCTTACACAATTCACGTTTCTTCTCTCCTACTGCAGCACAAACTACTTTTGAACCCTCATTAATGTCTCCGGTGCTGCTATAATCTAGAGTGTCCATAGTAGTTTTGGTTTGGAAGTGTAAATCCCTAGACCAATCAACTCTTGAGAATAAATGTTGGAAGTAATCGTACTCATTCTGAACGTCTAAGTTAGCATCGTCCTCTTGAGCTACTATAAATAAATACTTAGCTAAACTCAATTGACCTTTACCTAAAATATGATTAGCGATAGTAAGTAACTCTTGTGGTCTTCTTGTCTTTTGATAAGGGGTATAACGTTCACTACCAATAGCCAACAATAAAGGATGTACACCAGCCTCATCGACAGCATTTACAGCTTTTAAACCTGGTATTTCAGTAGGAATAATCCCGTCTGTGATATCATGAATTAATGCGCCAAACTGGCTATCCTCTTGAGGAGGTCTTCCAACAACTGTAAATGGCCAAATAGCATCTTTTTTAGCATAAACCTTATGAATTTTCATAACTGGAAAATCATGTGTTAAGCTATAATAACCAAGGTGGTCACCAAAAGGGCCTTCTGGCTTTACGTCATTAGCATTTATCTCTCCACAAATTACAAAATCAGCATCTTTAGATAAGGTATATCCATCTTTTACGACATATCTAAAATTTCTACCTCCCATAATTCCTGCAAAGGTCATCTCACTCATACCCTCTGGTAATGGCATTACAGCAGCCAAACTATGTGCTGGTGGACCTCCCACGAAAATACTAACTTTAAGTGGCTGACCTTTTGCATTTGCTTTGGACTGATGCACACCTATTCCACGATGTATTTGATAGTGTAAGCCAATTTCCTTATTCTGAACATAATCATTTCCTCCCAATTGAATTCTATACATTCCAAGATTTGAGTTCATTATACCGGGCTTGTCTATATCTTCAGAATATACTTGTGGTAAGGTTACAAATGGACCTCCGTCCATTGGCCAACATTTAATTTGAGGAATATCTTCAATTTGAATTTCTTCAAAGTGATGAGATCTATGCTTTATAGGTAGTGCATAAGGCGCATGAGTTACAGAACCTATCAATGCTAGTGGAGTTTTGAAAAAGTTTGCCGGATTTGCTTTTAAAGAAACTAAACCTTTTACAGGCTTTAGAGTATCACGAAAAATAAACTGGCTCTGTTCTAAAGTAGCAAACAAGTTAGAAACTGCTGCAAAACGACTACCCTTTACGTTTTCAAATAAAACTGCTTTTTTATGATTTTTAAAAACTATTTGATGGATTGCTGACATCTCCAAATCAGGGTCTACTTCTTCCTTAATACGGAAGAGCATACCATTTTTTTCCAAGTCTAAAACACAATCTTTTATCGATTTGTAAGCCATGGTACAAAAATAAAAAAAGGTCGTCTTATATGACGACCTTTTTTTAATAGTTATTATTAATCAATTTTTAACGTTTATCAATAGTAACGTAATCTCTTGAAGTATAACCAGTATATACTTGACGAGGGCGTCCAATAGGTTCATTATTCTCTCTCATTTCTTTCCATTGTGCTATCCAACCTGGAAGTCTTCCGAGGGCAAACATAACAGTGAACATATCGGTAGGTATACCTAATGCTCTGTAAATGATTCCTGAATAAAAATCTACATTTGGATATAATCCTCTTGCTACAAAATATTCATCGTTAAGAGCTATTTCTTCTAATTTCTTGGCGATGTCTAAAACAGGGTCATCAACTCCTAATTCTTTTAAAACATCATCTGCAGCTTTCTTAATAATAGTAGCTCTTGGATCAAAGTTCTTATAAACTCTGTGACCAAATCCCATTAATCGGAAAGAATCTGATTTATCCTTTGCTCTTGCAACGTATTTTTCGACATTACCACCATCTGCTCTAATGCTTTCCAACATTTCAATAACAGCTTGATTTGCACCACCATGTAAGGGTCCCCATAAAGCAGCTATACCTGCTGATACTGATGTATATAAACTTGCATGTGATGAACCTACAATACGGACAGTAGATGCTGAACAGTTTTGCTCATGATCAGCATGAAGTATTAATAATCTGTCAAGAGCCTTAGATACAACTGGATTGATTTGATAATCTTCAGTAGGTATAGCAAACATCATTCTTAAAAAATTAGAACAATAGTCTAAACTGTTGTTAGGATAGACAACCGGTTGACGCATTCTATTTTTATAACTCCAAGCTGCAAGAGTTGGTAGCTTGGCCAATAATCGAATGATTGTTCCATTTACTTCACTAACTGAACGATTAGGATCTAATGACATAGGGTAAAAAGCTGTCAAAGAAGATACTAAAGATGATAGCACTCCCATTGGGTGAGACTTGGAAGGAAAACCATCTAAAATAGATTTTACATCTTCGTGTACTAAGGTATGGTTAGTAATCTCTTCTTGAAAAGAATTAAGTTGCTCAGTGGTTGGCAACTCGCCGTATATCAAAAGGTAAGACACCTCAACAAAGCTTGATTTATCGGCTAGTTCTTCAATAGAATAACCACGGTATTTTAAAATGCCTTCTTCACCATTAAGAAAAGTGATAGCACTTTCAGTAGATCCAGTATTTTTAAACCCTTTATCTAATGTTATAAGTCCTGATTCACCTCTTAATCGGCTAATATCTAAGGCTTTTTCATTTTGTGTACCTTCTATTATTGGTAGTTGATACACTTTCCCGTTGTAATGTAATTCAGCTTTGTCTGACATAATTTTTATTTTAAAAACTTAAATGATTTTCCCAAATATTTCGCTTCGTCACCTAACACTTCTTCAATTCTTAGCAACTGATTGTACTTCGCCATTCTATCCGAACGAGAAGCAGAACCAGTTTTAATTTGCCCAGTACTTAATGCTACTGATAAATCTGCAATAGTAGTATCTTCTGTTTCACCTGAACGGTGGCTCATTACTGAAGTGTATGAGTTCATTTGAGCCATCTCTACTGCTTCCATTGTCTCGGTTAAAGTACCAATTTGATTTACTTTTACTAGTATAGAGTTTGCTACTCCAGAGTCAATACCTTTCGATAGACGTTTCACATTTGTAACAAATAAATCATCTCCTACTAATTGAACATTATCTCCAATAGTATCTGTAAGTTGTTTCCAACCGTCCCAATCGTCTTCATCCAAACCATCTTCTATTGATAGAATAGGATACTTTTCAGACCATTCTTTCCAATAGCCAACCATTTCTGATGGTGTTAATTTATCACCTGTCGATTGGTGGAAATGGTATACATTCTCTTCCGCATTATAAAATTCTGAAGCAGCTGCATCCATAGCTATATACATATCATCACCAGGCTTGTAACCTGCTTTTTCTATCGCTTGTAGAACCGTTTCTACAGCCTCAACATTAGAGCCTAAATTTGGTGCAAAACCACCCTCATCTCCAACATTTGTAGAAAATCCTTTTGACTTCAATACTTCTTTCAAGTTATGAAAAACTTCTGTTCCCATTCTTAAAGCTTCACTAAAAGAATTAGCCCCTACCGGCATAACCATAAATTCTTGAAAGTCGATACTATTATCTGCATGCGAACCACCATTCAAAATATTCATCATAGGAATAGGAAGTGTACGTGCATTAATTCCTCCTATATAATTGAATAGCAACTGTCCATTCTCTTGAGCCGCTGCTTTTGCTACTGCCATAGATACAGCCAACATTGCATTAGCACCTAAATTTGCTTTATTTTCTGTACCATCTAAACGAATCATAGCAGAATCAATAGAAGCCTGATCACTGACGTACATACCTTTTAATTCTTCGGCAATTGCAGTATTTACATTATGTACTGCTTTTAAAACACCTTTACCTACATAAACACCTTTATCACCATCTCTTAACTCAACCGCCTCGTGTTTTCCGGTAGATGCGCCTGATGGTACTGCTGCTCTACCCATTATTCCGTTCTCAGTGATTACATCTGCCTCAACAGTAGGATTACCTCTTGAATCTAAAATTTGTCTTGCATGTATTGCGACTATTCTACTCATTACTTTTTGTGTTCTTGTATTAGGTTAATAAAGTGGTCAAATAAATATCTTGAATCGTGTGGACCAGGCGACGACTCAGGGTGATATTGAACTGAGAAAGCATTTTTATCATTGATTTTTATACCTTCAACTGTTTTATCATTTAAATTAATGTGTGTTGCTTCTACATTAGAATGCTTTTCAACATCTTCGGCTTTTATACCAAAACCATGATTTTGAGAAGTTACTTCACACTTACCTGTTTCTAGATTCTGTACAGGGTGGTTTATTCCTCTGTGACCATTATGCATTTTGTAGGTCGAAATACCTTCTGAAATTGCTAGAGCTTGATGACCTAAACAAATACCAAAGACTGGAAACATAGTGTTAGTAATCTTTTTTACATTTTCAATAACTTCAGGCATTACAGATGGATCTCCTGGTCCATTTGACAGAAAGTATCCATCAGGACTCCAAGATTCCAATTCTTCAAATGGTGTATTATAAGGGAATACTTTTAAATAACATCCTCTATCAGCCAAACATTTTAAAATATTTCTTTTGACTCCAAAATCTAATACGGCTACTTTAAATTTAGCATTTTCATCACCAAAAAAATAAGGTGTTGTTGTAGAAACTTTATCGCATAACTGCAATCCTTCCATTGAAGGCACTTGATTTAATTTTTCCTTAAGAGTCTCAATATCAGTAGTTTCTGAAGAAATAATTCCATTCATTGCTCCTTTATCCCTTATATGTCTAACTAAAGCTCTAGTATCAACATCCGAAATAGCTACCATTTCTTCAGACTCAAAATAGTCTTGAATGGATTCCTCAGCATCAGGTCTTGAATAATTCAGGTTATAGTTCTTACAAATCAATCCTGAAATTTTCATTCTGTCCGATTCTACCTCATCACTATGAATACCATAATTACCAATATGGGCATTAGTAGTCAACATAATTTGCCCAAAATAAGATGGGTCAGTGAATATTTCTTGATAGCCTGTCATTCCAGTATTAAAGCAAATCTCACCAGTAGCTGTACCAGTCATACCTGCAGATTTTCCAAAAAAGACGGTTCCATCTTCCAATAAAAGAACGGCGTCTGATTTACTTTTGTATTTCATCTTCATAAAAATAAAAAAAAAGGGATAAAACGCTAACGCCTATCCCTTGATTTAGTATTTAAGACAGATATGTGAGATTACTCACTTTTTGTCTCATTATCTTCGGCGTTGTTTTCTTCTTTAGTTTCTTCTTCCTTAACTTCAGAAGTTTCTTCTGTAGCTTCAGCTTTTTCTTCTTCTACTACTTCAGCAGCTGGTGTTTCTGTTGTTTCTGCTACTACTTCTTCAGTTTTTGTTTCCTCTACTACTGTTTCTTCAGATGTAGTTTCTTCAACAACTACTGCTTCTTCTACAGCTGGTGTAGCGGCAGAGGCTTTCTTAGCACCACCTGAACGTCTAGTAGATTTTGCCTTTTTCGTAGGCTTGTCTGTAACATAGGTTTCGTTATAATCAACAAGCTCTATTAAACACATTTCGGCATTATCACCTAAACGATTACCTGTTCTAAGAATTCTTGTATAACCTCCATTTCTTGTAGCTACCTTAGATGCAACATCTCCGAATAATTCAGTAACAACTTCTTTTTGTCTAAGGTGACTAAAAACAATTCTTCTAGAATGTGTAGTGTCTGTTTTAGACTTAGTGATTAGAGGTTCAACAAACTTTCTTAGTGCTTTAGCTTTTGCTACGGTAGTTTTGATACGCTTGTGTTCGATAAGCGAACAAGCCATATTCGAAAGCATAGCTTTTCTGTGCGCTGTTTTTCTACCTAAATGATTAAATTTCTTTCCGTGTCTCATTTTACTATTCCTTATCTAAATTAAATTTAGCTACATCCATTCCAAAGTTTAAACCTTTGACCAAAACCATTTCTTCTAACTCAGTCAATGATTTCTTACCAAAGTTTCTAAACTTCAATAAATCTGACTTGTTAAAAGAAACTAACTCGCCTAAAGTTTCAACCTCGGCAGTCTTCAAGCAATTCAAAGCTCTAACCGATAATTCTAGGTCTGTTAATTTTGTTTTAAGTAATTGACGCATGTGAAGTGTGTCTTCATCAAACTCGTGAGAGCTATCAGACTCCGTTTGCTCGAATGATACATTTTCATCAGCGAACAACATAAAGTGCTGAATTAGAATTTTAGCAGCTTCAGTTAAAGCATCTTTAGGGTGAATTGAACCGTCAGTAAGGATTTCGAATACTAACTTCTCATAATCTGTTTTTTGCTCAACACGGAAGTTCTCAACGCCAAATTTTACATTTTTTATAGGTGTAAAAATTGAATCAATGAAAATTGTTCCTAATGGAGCAGTAACTTTTTTGTTTTCTTCAGAAGGAATGTAACCTCTACCTTTTTCAATAGTAAGTTCCATTTCAATTTCAACTGATTTATCCATGTTACAGATAACCAACTCAGGGTTTAATATCTGAAAAGAAGTTAAACTCTTTCCTATATCACCTGCAGTAAGTTGATCTTTACCACCAATTTTCACTTGAACTTTCTCTGAATTATCGTCTTCTATTTGTTGCTTAAGGCGAATTTGTTTTAAGTTCAGAATCATTTCTGTAACATCTTCTACAACACCTTTAATAGATGAGAACTCGTGCTCTACACCTTCAATTTTTATTGAAGTGATAGCAAATCCTTCCAAAGAAGAAAGTAGTACTCTTCTTAGAGCGTTTCCAATAGTTAAACCATATCCTGGTTCTAGTGGTCTGAATTCGAAGTTACCATGAAAGTCTGTTGACTCTATCATGTAAACTTTGTCTGGTCTTTGAAAATCTAATATTGACATATCAATAGGGTGATTTAGTTATTATTTAGAATATAATTCAACGATAAGTTGTTCTTTTATGTTTTCAGCAATTTGCTCTCTCTGTGGCACGGCTAAAAGCTTACCAGACATTAAATCTGGATTCCACTCAACATATTCACATCTTTCATTTGAATTAACTAGAGAGTTAGTTATAACCTCTAATGATTTTGATTTTTCACGTACAGCGATTACATCACCTACATTTACTGAGTAAGATGGAATGTTCATAGTTTTTCCATTTACAGTGATGTGTCTGTGTGTAACCAATTGTCTTGATGCTCTACGTGTAGGGGCAATGCCCAATCTATAAACGATATTATCTAGACGAGCCTCACAAAGCTGTAAAAGAATTTCACCGGTAATACCTTTTCTTCTTGAAGCTTCTTTAAATAAGTTAGAAAATTGCTTTTCTAAGATACCGTATGTGTACTTAGCCTTTTGCTTTTCAGCTAACTGACCAGCATATTCCGATTTCTTAGACCTTCTATTATTTCCGTGTTGTCCAGGACCATAGTTTTTTCTTTCTAAAGCCTTATCAGGACCAAAAATAGGTTCGTTGAATCGTCTTGCAATTTTTGATTGTGGACCTCTGTATCTTGCCATTTCTTAAATGTTTATCTTAATTCTTTGTAATTATACTCTACGTCTTTTAGGAGGACGACAGCCGTTATGTGGTATCGGTGTAATATCTACTATTTCTGTAACCACAATACCACTATTGTGTAAAGTTCTTATAGCAGATTCTCTTCCTGAACCTGGACCTTTTACAAATACTTTTACTTTTCTTAACCCTGCTTCATGAGCTCTTGCAGCACAGTCTTCAGCAGCCGTTTGAGCAGCATAAGGAGTATTTTTCTTTGAACCTCTAAAACCCATTTTCCCTGCTGACGACCAAGAAATTACTTGACCTTGATTGTTAGTCAAAGAAATAATGATATTGTTGAAAGTAGCTTGGATGTGTGCTTGTCCTACTGCTTCCACTTTTACAGTTCTTTTTTTCTGATTTGATTTAGCCATATCTCAGTTTTTATTATTTAGTAGCTTTTTTCTTGTTAGCTACTGTTTTTCTTCTTCCTTTACGAGTTCTGGAATTGTTCTTAGTTCGTTGACCTCTTAAAGGTAAACCTACACGATGACGAATACCTCTGTTACAACCGATATCCATCAATCGCTTAATGTTCATTTGTGTTTCAGAACGTAACTCTCCTTCAACTTTCACTTCGTCACCAATAATTTGACGAATATCAGATAGTTGTTTATCGTTCCAATCCTGAACTTTTACGCTGTGATCAATCCCAGCTTTATCTAAGATGTTTTTAGCGACACTAGATCCTATACCGTAGATGTATGTAAGACCTATTACGCCTCTTTTGTTTTTTGGTAAATCGATACCTGCAATTCTAGCCATTTACTATTTTTTAAATTAACCTTGACGTTGTTTAAACTTAGGATTCTTTTTATTGATTACATATAAGCGTCCTTTTCTTCGAACGATTTTGCAATCTTCACTTCTCTTTTTTAATGATGCTCTAACTTTCATTTTCTTAGTATCTGTAAGTTATTCTTCCTTTTGTTAAATCGTATGGCGACATTTCTAATTTTACTTTATCCCCAGGCAATAACTTGATGTAAAACTTTCTCATTTTTCCCGATATATGGGCTGTAATGATATGTCCATTCTCTAGCTCTACTCTAAACATTGCGTTAGAGAGGGCTTGAGTGATTACTCCATCTTGTTCTATGTGTGCCTGTTTGGCCATTTTTATTTTTTATTCAATTCTTTTTCTATCCATTCAAAACTTGATAAGATATCAGCTTTTCCTTGTCTTACTACTATGGTGTGCTCAAAATGTGCTGATGGTTTGTTATCAGCAGTAGTAATTGTCCAACCATCAGAATGCTGACGGATATTTTTTACTCCCATATTAATCATTGGCTCTATAGCTATGACTAACCCATTTTGTAACTTAGGACCACGTCCACGTT includes the following:
- the rpsD gene encoding 30S ribosomal protein S4, with amino-acid sequence MARYRGPQSKIARRFNEPIFGPDKALERKNYGPGQHGNNRRSKKSEYAGQLAEKQKAKYTYGILEKQFSNLFKEASRRKGITGEILLQLCEARLDNIVYRLGIAPTRRASRQLVTHRHITVNGKTMNIPSYSVNVGDVIAVREKSKSLEVITNSLVNSNERCEYVEWNPDLMSGKLLAVPQREQIAENIKEQLIVELYSK
- the rpsK gene encoding 30S ribosomal protein S11, with the protein product MAKSNQKKRTVKVEAVGQAHIQATFNNIIISLTNNQGQVISWSSAGKMGFRGSKKNTPYAAQTAAEDCAARAHEAGLRKVKVFVKGPGSGRESAIRTLHNSGIVVTEIVDITPIPHNGCRPPKRRRV
- the infA gene encoding translation initiation factor IF-1, yielding MAKQAHIEQDGVITQALSNAMFRVELENGHIITAHISGKMRKFYIKLLPGDKVKLEMSPYDLTKGRITYRY
- the rpmJ gene encoding 50S ribosomal protein L36, coding for MKVRASLKKRSEDCKIVRRKGRLYVINKKNPKFKQRQG
- the rpsM gene encoding 30S ribosomal protein S13; translation: MARIAGIDLPKNKRGVIGLTYIYGIGSSVAKNILDKAGIDHSVKVQDWNDKQLSDIRQIIGDEVKVEGELRSETQMNIKRLMDIGCNRGIRHRVGLPLRGQRTKNNSRTRKGRRKTVANKKKATK